One window of the Salminus brasiliensis chromosome 1, fSalBra1.hap2, whole genome shotgun sequence genome contains the following:
- the LOC140550253 gene encoding uncharacterized protein, translated as MARMPGSGEHCSSDGERERDAGDGEEEEEEEGGEKGDIRAIRITVAGECEEEEEEEEEEEEEGEELAWGQRAEPQDARTELEPELEPELEPEPDSDPEGEVRSRSRSRSRSRSRSPSARCRLSENTRLATRYAVRIFREYLSERAQSTDFESMDKHALCRALRSFYAEARSKSGQLYSKSSLISIRSSLNRYLNEPPFCRALDLTKDPELRAANLALAAALRRLEEQGAGPVVQKQAIARADLRRLYASAALSASSPFGLLNKVWFETCMYFCTRGRENQRELEEDSFGLAADEDGRRFVYFKALGGPYHRSRATGGGGGGGSSSTWSKRRADADDEESAPRMYETGTALCPYASFVKYLAKRNPACRAFFQRPREHCGEADATWYENKAVGKNLLGTRMQMLSRAAQLSKTYTNHCIGAVSIATLHSVAGFGSKAPPLPPPPPPTQTLHSPLTRASSCARSGKRPPRALLPANANVPGPEPGAPAKRLCAEPPAVIAVSAREHNGEATHVPPAQVNNNNKTASKSSFNLTSRLSRPSAVSQRGLALHQTL; from the coding sequence ATGGCGAGAATGCCTGGCAGCGGGGAGCACTGCTCGAGcgacggggagagagagagggacgcaGGCGacggagaggaggaagaggaggaggagggaggagagaagGGGGATATCCGGGCCATCCGCATCACGGTGGCTGGAGAGTgcgaggaagaagaggaggaggaagaggaagaggaggaggaaggcgAGGAGCTCGCGTGGGGGCAGCGCGCGGAGCCGCAGGACGCGCGGACCGAGCTGGAGCCCGAGCTGGAGCCCGAGCTGGAGCCCGAGCCGGACTCGGATCCCGAGGGGGAGGTGCGCTCTCGCTCCCGCTCTCGCTCCCGCTCCCGCTCCCGCTCGCCGTCCGCGCGCTGCAGGCTGAGCGAAAACACGCGCCTGGCCACGCGCTACGCTGTGCGCATCTTCCGCGAGTACCTGAGCGAGAGGGCGCAGAGCACGGACTTCGAGAGTATGGACAAGCACGCACTGTGCCGCGCGCTGCGCTCCTTCTACGCCGAGGCGCGCTCCAAGAGCGGCCAGCTGTACAGCAAGTCGTCGCTGATCAGCATCCGCAGCTCGCTCAACCGCTACCTGAACGAGCCACCCTTTTGCCGCGCGCTCGACCTCACCAAGGACCCCGAGCTGCGCGCCGCCAACCTGGCGCTCGCGGCCGCGCTGCGCCGCCTCGAGGAGCAAGGTGCCGGGCCCGTGGTGCAAAAGCAGGCGATCGCGCGTGCCGACCTACGGCGCCTGTACGCGTCGGCGGCGCTGAGCGCGAGCTCCCCGTTCGGCTTGCTCAACAAAGTGTGGTTTGAGACGTGCATGTACTTCTGCACGCGTGGCCGCGAGAACCAGCGCGAGCTCGAGGAGGACTCCTTCGGGCTGGCAGCGGACGAGGACGGCCGCCGCTTTGTCTACTTCAAGGCGCTCGGCGGCCCCTACCACCGGTCGCGCGCTACCGGCGGCGGCGGGGGCGGCGGGAGCAGCAGCACGTGGAGCAAGAGGCGCGCGGACGCAGACGACGAGGAGAGCGCGCCGCGCATGTACGAGACGGGCACGGCGCTGTGTCCGTACGCGAGCTTCGTTAAGTACCTGGCCAAGCGCAACCCCGCGTGCCGCGCCTTCTTCCAGCGGCCGCGCGAGCACTGTGGCGAGGCGGACGCCACGTGGTACGAGAACAAGGCCGTGGGCAAGAACCTGCTGGGCACGCGCATGCAGATGCTGTCGCGCGCCGCGCAGCTCTCCAAGACCTACACCAACCACTGCATCGGCGCCGTCTCCATAGCGACGCTGCACAGCGTCGCCGGCTTCGGCTCCAAGGCCCCTCCGCtgccacctccacctccaccgaCGCAGACCCTGCACTCACCCCTTACGCGCGCCTCGAGCTGTGCCAGATCGGGGAAACGGCCGCCGCGCGCTCTCCTTCCAGCTAACGCAAACGTTCCCGGCCCGGAGCCCGGCGCTCCCGCCAAAAGACTCTGCGCCGAGCCTCCGGCGGTCATCGCGGTCAGCGCTCGCGAGCACAACGGAGAGGCCACGCACGTGCCGCCAGCGCaggtaaacaacaacaataaaacagccAGCAAAAGCTCATTTAACCTGACGTCACGTCTCTCTCGTCCATCAGCAGTGTCTCAGCGTGGCCTAGCTCTCCATCAAACTCTGTGA
- the kctd1 gene encoding BTB/POZ domain-containing protein KCTD1 translates to MSTRPLLARSPASPLGTAGIPTPAQLTKANAPVHIDVGGHMYTSSLATLTKYPESRIGRLFDGTEPIVLDSLKQHYFIDRDGHMFRYILNFLRTSKLLIPDDFKDYSLLYEEARYFQLQPLQTELERWRSERDSGCVSRLCECVVVRVAPELGERITLSGDKALIEDIFPEIGDVMCNSVNAGWNHDSTHVIRFPLNGYCHLNSVQVLERLQQRGFEIAGSCGGGVDSSQFSEYVLRREVKRGQRGVTTSVIRIKQEPLD, encoded by the exons ATGTCGACTCGGCCGCTGTTGGCTCGCTCGCCGGCCTCCCCGCTGGGCACAGCTGGCATCCCTACGCCTGCCCAGCTCACCAAGGCCAACGCGCCAGTGCACATCGACGTGGGCGGGCACATGTACACCAGCAGCCTCGCCACACTCACCAAATACCCTGAATCTAG AATCGGACGTTTGTTTGACGGCACAGAGCCCATAGTACTGGACAGTCTGAAGCAGCACTATTTCATTGATCGTGATGGCCACATGTTCCGCTACATCCTCAACTTCCTCAGGACCTCCAAATTGCTCATCCCAGACGACTTTAAG gACTACTCTCTGCTGTATGAGGAGGCCCGGTATTTTCAACTGCAGCCGCTGCAGACTGAGCTGGAGCGCTGGCGTTCGGAGAGAGACTCGGGGTGTGTGTCAcggctgtgtgagtgtgtggtggtgCGAGTGGCTCCCGAGCTGGGTGAAAGGATCACGCTGAGCGGGGATAAGGCGCTGATTGAAGACATCTTCCCTGAGATCGGAGACGTCATGTGCAATTCAGTGAACGCAGGATGGAACCATGACTCCACCCATGTCATCCGATTCCCTCTGAACGGGTACTGCCATCTCAACTCTGTGCAG GTTCTGGAGCGCCTCCAGCAGAGGGGTTTCGAGATTGCTGGCTCGTGTGGAGGTGGTGTGGACTCGTCTCAGTTCAGCGAATATGTTCTGCGGAGGGAGGTCAAGCGAGGTCAGCGCGGGGTCACAACCTCCGTCATCCGAATAaaacaggagccactggactaG
- the taf4b gene encoding transcription initiation factor TFIID subunit 4 has protein sequence MSDNESTGAKVQLQDPSRGSCNEATASDAPGAKAAANPQVSAERTVGSVCTARAPSASHTSHTKDENNNPSPQPHELPKEEPAKPSSMLSKPAVTLAAVSSTLSSVPSVPSVPKIIVSTAAVRSSAPLVVGARVVQAPTAPSMAAMQGLGALAAHPGGVAVTPNQAGGPTMTPAPVQGAVMALPRTSTLQQTVTVARSPQTTSFQLPANFHIPQGMVLIRSDSGQLMLVSQQALAQAQAQGLVPKPPGISTTIRPQVSQASATATSIIRVSIPPSSANVATIIKPAPATGAAIVKPTSTTGTTIIKPSSMPASTVIKPTAVLATASVKPSSTTGTTVIKATAAQKPPSSTSTANLHQRPMSGTTVSSTSVVKSIAKASPSVTQTIRTGGNAPRVISPNIPATKQGPTKSSAPITVTAETLENVKKCKNFLVTLMKLASSGTRSANMAQNVRALVKDLLDGQLEAEEFTEKLYMELKSSPQPYLVPFLKRSLPAVRQLTPNPQLFIQQCDQPKPPSSASSALSSTSQKHSLPSCTVPQPLRGSVTVRPSYPVIQQVKGVPVKHPVTFLSRADLAVQKPKQLVIQTNTQPAGAFGKRDSLQASKAPCSVPPPATRAHSFKDSTPGSFRDDDDINDVASMAGVNVSEENARILASSAELVGSVVHSCRDEPFLLTPTLQQRVLHIGSSQGVVEVSPDVLGLLSHATQERLRDLLEKLTAIAQHRNISYRDDWRHIQTTDTRSQLKFLEQLEKVEKRRREEEERETLLCIAKTRSSSEDPEQLRLKQRAKEMQQLELAQMQHREANLAALAALGPRKRKPLEASGPGANQVMSLYAQRAGQRAPVRVTFRDLIFCMEQDPTLRHSRMLYNAYLR, from the exons ATGTCTGACAACGAAAGTACAGGTGCGAAAGTGCAGTTACAGGACCCTTCACGCGGGTCCTGTAACGAAGCCACAGCCAGCGACGCGCCTGGAGCGAAAGCGGCAGCAAATCCTCAAGTATCGGCTGAGCGCACTGTAGGGTCAGTGTGCACTGCCAGGGCCCCCAGCGCGTCTCACACCTCTCACACCAAAGATGAAAACAACAATCCATCACCACAGCCGCACGAGTTACCCAAAGAGGAACCTGCCAAACCCTCCAGCATGCTCTCAAAGCCTGCTGTAACTCTAGCAGCAGTGAGCTCCACTTTGTCCTCTGTGCCTTCTGTGCCTTCTGTTCCAAAGATCATAGTGAGCACCGCAGCCGTCAGATCCAGTGCTCCACTGGTGGTAGGAGCAAGAGTGGTTCAAGCCCCTACTGCACCGAGCATGGCGGCTATGCAGGGGCTGGGAGCACTGGCTGCGCATCCCGGAGGAGTTGCTGTGACCCCAAACCAGGCCGGAGGCCCCACCATGACTCCAGCTCCAGTCCAAGGGGCAGTAATGGCATTACCAAGGACATCCACTCTACAGCAGACTGTAACAGTCGCACGTAGCCCTCAGACCACCTCTTTCCAACTGCCTGCCAACTTCCACATCCCGCAAG GTATGGTTTTAATCCGCAGCGACAGTGGGCAGTTGATGTTGGTTTCTCAGCAGGCACTGGCTCAAGCGCAGGCTCAGGGATTAGTGCCCAAACCTCCTGGTATCTCTACAACTATACGACCACAAGTCTCCCAG GCATCTGCCACGGCCACATCTATCATCAGAGTCTCCATCCCACCTTCGTCTGCAAACGTGGCCACCATAATAAAACCTGCCCCCGCTACAGGGGCAGCTATTGTGAAACCCACCTCCACCACTGGGACTACCATAATCAAACCCTCGTCCATGCCAGCGAGCACAGTCATTAAGCCCACCGCTGTCTTGGCCACTGCTAGTGTTAAGCCAAGCTCCACCACAGGGACCACAGTCATTAAAGCCACTGCTGCGCAGAAGCCTCCAAGCAGCACCTCCACAGCAAACCTACACCAGAGGCCCATGAGTGGAACCACTGTTAGCAGTACATCAGTCGTAAAG TCTATTGCCAAAGCATCTCCATCAGTCACTCAGACCATCCGAACAGGAGGCAATGCTCCTCGAGTTATCTCCCCGAACATTCCCGCCACCAAACAGGGTCCCACCAAATCATCTGCTCCCATCACAGTCACAGCT GAGACACTGGAGAACGTGAAGAAATGCAAGAACTTCCTGGTCACTCTGATGAAGCTAGCGTCCAGCGGCACCCGCTCAGCCAACATGGCGCAGAACGTTCGAGCTCTTGTCAAGGACCTCCTG GATGGTCAACTAGAGGCAGAGGAGTTTACAGAAAAACTCTACATGGAGCTCAAATCATCCCCGCAGCCCTACCTGGTGCCTTTTCTTAAG AGAAGTCTACCTGCTGTTCGCCAGCTCACCCCCAACCCGCAGCTCTTCATCCAGCAGTGTGACCAGCCGAAACCCCCCTCTTCTGCTTCCTCAGCTCTCAGCAGCACCAGCCAGAAACACAGCCTTCCTTCATGTACTGTCCCACAGCCTCTCAGAGGCAGTGTTACAGTGAGGCCCTCTTATCCG GTGATCCAGCAAGTCAAAGGAGTGCCTGTCAAGCACCCTGTGACCTTCTTATCCCGTGCTGACTTGGCTGTACAGAAGCCTAAGCAGCTGGTCATTCAGACGAACACACAGCCTGCAG GGGCTTTTGGGAAGCGGGACTCCCTGCAGGCATCTAAAGCCCCCTGTTCTGTGCCACCTCCAGCAACGCGCGCACACAGCTTCAAGGACAGCACCCCAGGCTCTTTCCG GGATGACGACGACATCAACGATGTGGCCTCCATGGCTGGGGTGAACGTGAGTGAGGAAAATGCTCGCATCCTTGCCTCCAGTGCAGAGCTGGTGGGCTCTGTGGTCCACTCATGCAGGGATGAGCCCTTTCTGCTGACCCCAACACTACAGCAAAGAGTGCTGCATATTG GCAGTTCTCAGGGTGTGGTAGAGGTGAGTCCAGATGTGCTCGGCTTGCTTTCTCATGCCACACAGGAGAGACTCCGGGATCTGCTGGAGAAGCTCACTGCCATAGCGCAACATCGTAATATCTCTTATAGG GATGACTGGAGGCACATTCAGACCACCGACACACGCTCTCAGCTGAAGtttctggagcagctggagaaagtggagaagaggaggagagaagaagaggagagggagacCCTATTATGCATTGctaag ACTCGCTCCAGCAGTGAAGACCCTGAGCAGCTTAGGCTCAAACAGAGAGCAAAAGAG